The following are from one region of the Stigmatella ashevillena genome:
- a CDS encoding FecCD family ABC transporter permease, producing MSPGDARPHATVGAGRRLQASRVLGLCAAFLGLTLGAFALAVRFGEQPISLMTALGDATSSDAVIFWSLRLPRALLGVIVGAGLAASGATLQGLLRNPLADPFVLGVSGGAALGATLALALGLATVGQVAPGLAGGLERLSGPALLAFLGAGGSVLFVLAASRGHSARAPYAALLTGVVFNAFASAVITLVKTLSAPDRLGEILYWLAGTLGYERGATLGLAALLQGGALAVMLALSGQLNLMTLGDEDARTLGVPVARTRRLLLLATSASVAGAVALTGLIGFVGLIVPHLLRLAFGPDQRLLIPLSALGGAAFLVLADLLARLSFALFGAEPPVGVITALLGGPLFIGLLSRRGSPGTQP from the coding sequence GTGAGCCCCGGGGACGCGCGGCCCCATGCCACGGTGGGAGCGGGACGGAGGTTGCAAGCCTCCCGCGTGCTCGGCCTGTGCGCCGCGTTCCTGGGGTTGACGCTCGGCGCGTTCGCGCTCGCCGTGCGCTTTGGCGAGCAGCCCATCTCCCTGATGACCGCGCTGGGAGACGCGACGTCCTCGGATGCCGTCATCTTCTGGTCGCTGCGCCTGCCCCGGGCCCTGCTGGGCGTCATCGTGGGCGCGGGGCTCGCGGCATCCGGGGCGACGCTCCAGGGGCTGCTGCGCAACCCGCTCGCGGACCCCTTCGTGCTGGGCGTGTCCGGAGGGGCGGCCCTAGGGGCGACCCTGGCGCTGGCGCTGGGCCTGGCCACCGTGGGGCAGGTGGCCCCTGGCCTGGCCGGCGGCCTGGAGCGGCTCTCCGGGCCCGCGCTCCTCGCATTTCTCGGAGCAGGGGGCTCGGTCCTCTTCGTCCTCGCCGCCAGCCGGGGCCACTCCGCGCGGGCGCCCTATGCGGCCTTGCTCACGGGGGTGGTCTTCAACGCGTTCGCCTCCGCGGTCATCACGCTCGTCAAGACGCTGTCGGCGCCGGACCGGCTGGGGGAGATCCTCTATTGGCTCGCCGGCACGCTGGGGTACGAGCGCGGAGCCACGCTGGGGCTCGCCGCGCTGCTCCAGGGGGGCGCCCTCGCCGTGATGCTGGCACTGTCGGGACAGCTCAACTTGATGACGCTGGGAGACGAGGACGCCCGGACGCTGGGGGTCCCCGTGGCGCGCACCCGGCGGCTGCTCTTGCTGGCCACCAGCGCCAGCGTCGCGGGGGCGGTGGCCTTGACGGGCCTCATTGGCTTCGTGGGCCTCATCGTCCCACACCTGCTGCGGCTGGCCTTTGGACCGGACCAGCGCCTGCTGATTCCGCTCTCGGCCTTGGGCGGGGCGGCGTTCCTGGTGCTGGCGGACCTGCTGGCGCGGCTGTCCTTTGCCCTGTTCGGGGCCGAGCCGCCCGTAGGCGTCATCACCGCGCTGCTCGGAGGCCCGCTCTTCATCGGCCTGCTTTCCCGGCGAGGGAGTCCCGGAACCCAGCCCTGA
- a CDS encoding ABC transporter substrate-binding protein → MRNPWLPLLLLAVLGFSSVGKAAETPSGPRFLGPKREAKARRVVTLAPSLTEMVLALGAGSTLVGVSRFDEDKAVAALPRVGGFVDPSVEAVIALKPDLVLVQPGPGNQRPVERMAELGVPVLLLPLHSVADTLSALRAVGQALGQAKEAEALVSRFEATRARIREAAKSLPTPRVLLVYGFEPLVVAGPGSFANELLRDVGALNVAADAGSAYPVYSVERVVRARPEVVVDAADVDVGKDKLRALPGVSSARWVEVPSLALLQPGPSLGKGLEELFGLVHPEVQAR, encoded by the coding sequence ATGAGGAACCCCTGGCTCCCGCTGCTCCTGCTCGCCGTGCTGGGCTTCTCCAGCGTGGGGAAAGCGGCCGAAACGCCTTCCGGGCCCCGCTTCCTGGGGCCGAAACGGGAAGCCAAGGCGCGGCGGGTGGTGACGCTCGCGCCTTCGCTGACGGAGATGGTGCTGGCCCTGGGGGCGGGGAGCACGCTCGTGGGCGTCTCCCGCTTCGATGAGGACAAGGCCGTGGCGGCGCTGCCCCGCGTGGGCGGCTTCGTGGACCCGTCCGTGGAGGCCGTCATCGCCCTCAAGCCGGACCTCGTCCTGGTGCAGCCAGGGCCGGGCAACCAGCGTCCCGTGGAGCGGATGGCGGAGCTGGGCGTGCCCGTGCTCCTGTTGCCGCTGCACTCCGTGGCGGACACGCTCTCGGCGCTGCGCGCGGTGGGCCAGGCGCTGGGCCAGGCAAAGGAGGCCGAAGCGCTCGTGTCCCGGTTCGAGGCCACGCGGGCCCGCATCCGCGAGGCGGCGAAGTCGTTGCCCACCCCCCGGGTGCTGCTCGTCTACGGCTTCGAGCCGCTCGTCGTCGCCGGGCCCGGCTCCTTCGCGAACGAGCTGCTGCGCGATGTGGGCGCGCTCAATGTCGCGGCCGACGCGGGCTCCGCCTATCCCGTCTACTCCGTGGAGCGCGTGGTGCGCGCCCGGCCCGAGGTGGTGGTGGACGCGGCCGACGTGGATGTGGGCAAGGACAAGCTCCGGGCGTTGCCCGGGGTGTCCTCGGCGCGCTGGGTGGAGGTGCCTTCGTTGGCGCTCCTACAACCGGGTCCTTCATTGGGGAAAGGGCTGGAGGAGCTGTTCGGTCTGGTGCATCCCGAGGTTCAAGCGCGGTGA